A genomic window from Streptomyces mirabilis includes:
- a CDS encoding ArsR/SmtB family transcription factor codes for MGWWQINADTLARTRFVLSPLAETFAAVKLLHAGTAAHPGERAWLDAHLPAYERRLSDDPVTALLIRSGLGRNWIADFLTPTPRGEADFEEEVARVREASATEARAHLTVSLAGPLPAALHRDDLPERAADLLTHVWTEAVRPYWDRRRRVLEADVVARTARLSQGGWAAALDALRPGTRWLGDNRLQVNLHEYPPREISGAELVFVPITPQRHGWVSWEEPDRYAVVYPCSGVLADTGPEAVPESLGALLGPARAGVLVLLDSPMSTTQLVALTGQGLGSVGRHLKVLLDARLVRRGRAGRSVLYSRTPAGEVLVKAQRE; via the coding sequence ATGGGCTGGTGGCAGATCAACGCCGACACCCTCGCCCGCACCCGTTTCGTGCTCTCCCCGCTGGCCGAGACCTTCGCCGCCGTCAAGCTGTTGCACGCGGGGACCGCCGCGCACCCCGGGGAGCGGGCCTGGCTCGACGCCCACCTGCCCGCGTACGAAAGGCGGCTGTCCGATGACCCCGTCACCGCGCTGCTCATACGGTCCGGGCTCGGGCGGAACTGGATCGCCGACTTCCTGACACCGACGCCGCGCGGCGAGGCCGACTTCGAGGAGGAGGTCGCCCGGGTGCGGGAGGCGTCGGCCACGGAGGCGCGGGCCCATCTCACCGTCTCCCTCGCAGGGCCGCTGCCCGCCGCCCTGCACCGCGACGACCTCCCGGAGCGCGCCGCGGACCTGCTCACCCACGTCTGGACCGAGGCCGTACGCCCCTACTGGGACCGGCGGCGGCGCGTCCTGGAGGCCGATGTCGTCGCCCGGACCGCGCGGTTGAGCCAGGGCGGCTGGGCGGCGGCCCTCGACGCGCTGCGGCCGGGCACGCGCTGGCTCGGCGACAACCGGCTGCAGGTCAATCTCCACGAGTACCCGCCGCGCGAGATCTCCGGCGCCGAGTTGGTGTTCGTACCGATCACACCGCAGCGGCACGGCTGGGTGTCATGGGAGGAGCCGGACCGGTACGCCGTCGTCTACCCCTGCTCGGGCGTGCTCGCCGACACCGGTCCCGAGGCCGTGCCGGAGAGCCTGGGCGCGCTGCTCGGGCCTGCCCGCGCCGGGGTCCTCGTCCTCCTCGACTCCCCCATGAGCACGACCCAGTTGGTGGCCCTGACCGGGCAGGGTCTCGGCTCGGTCGGCCGCCATCTGAAGGTGCTGCTGGACGCCCGGCTGGTACGGAGGGGGCGGGCCGGGCGGTCGGTGCTGTACTCCCGTACGCCCGCCGGAGAGGTACTGGTGAAGGCCCAGCGGGAGTAG
- a CDS encoding SMP-30/gluconolactonase/LRE family protein, with product MTTANTIKGIYEVLDDRFVTGRCTNGDGRLEVLHAGSRWAEGPLYVPAWRQLIWSDIPNDRILRWDEPTGTVGVLRTPAGNSNGNTLDREGRLISCEQGNRRVTRTEHDGSVTVLADRYDGRRLNSPNDAVVRSDGSVWFSDPDFGILSDYEGHRAESEIGACHVYRLEPGTGEVRVAADGFDGPNGVVFSPDERQLYVSDSRAARIRVFDVRDDGTLTDGRTFAEAKNGVHFDNIRFDDDGRLWAAALDDGVHCYDPDGTLIGRLLIPERVSNLTFGGPKNNRLFITASTSLYSLMMSVTGAPRIQRHG from the coding sequence GTGACCACAGCGAACACGATCAAGGGCATCTACGAGGTACTCGACGACCGCTTCGTCACGGGCCGCTGCACGAACGGCGACGGCAGGCTGGAGGTCCTCCACGCCGGCTCCCGCTGGGCCGAGGGCCCGCTGTACGTGCCCGCCTGGCGCCAGCTGATCTGGAGCGACATCCCCAACGACCGCATCCTGCGCTGGGACGAGCCCACCGGCACGGTCGGCGTCCTGCGCACCCCCGCGGGCAACAGCAACGGCAACACCCTGGACCGCGAGGGCCGTCTGATCAGCTGCGAGCAGGGCAACCGCCGGGTGACCCGGACGGAGCACGACGGATCGGTCACCGTCCTCGCCGACCGCTACGACGGCAGGCGGCTCAACAGCCCGAACGACGCGGTCGTACGGTCGGACGGTTCGGTCTGGTTCTCCGACCCGGACTTCGGGATCCTGAGCGACTACGAGGGCCACCGGGCCGAGTCGGAGATCGGCGCGTGTCACGTCTACCGCCTCGAGCCGGGTACCGGCGAGGTACGGGTCGCCGCGGACGGCTTCGACGGGCCGAACGGCGTCGTCTTCTCGCCCGACGAACGGCAGCTGTACGTCTCCGACTCCCGCGCCGCCCGCATCCGCGTCTTCGATGTCCGCGACGACGGCACCCTCACGGACGGAAGAACGTTCGCGGAAGCAAAGAATGGTGTCCACTTCGACAACATCCGCTTCGACGACGACGGCAGGCTGTGGGCGGCCGCTCTGGACGACGGGGTGCACTGCTACGACCCCGACGGCACCCTCATCGGCCGGCTCCTGATCCCCGAGAGGGTCTCCAACCTCACCTTCGGCGGCCCCAAGAACAACCGCCTCTTCATCACGGCGTCCACGTCCTTGTACTCGCTGATGATGTCGGTGACCGGCGCCCCGCGCATCCAGCGGCACGGGTAG
- a CDS encoding MFS transporter has translation MATAEPTHADDADPGPGPGPEPDRGPGSRIRLPAHATDDPADDGLTDDEPREPVTPESKTPESETSESKTPESGTQGPRTRLKAFALRHPVAFVTVVAGLLHVVWFFTFANSGGDLAAQDAWAEFVGRHPDSAYNLAWYGGMHPVSYSVVSPYLMSVLGVRTTMMIAGTISAGLLTMILIRSRAIRQPLAPAFAGVFALICNAVSGRVTYGLGMVFGLAAAAVVFCWPYRWRYKRWAKALCAAPLAALATAASPVAGLFVGLVAVALFLQKRRPGAYALGIAPTVVVALSAWLFPFSGTQPMSFGSASLPLISAGLVFALVPKEWKTVRITAAVYGLAVLLVWLISSQIGSNITRLAMLLEGVVLLAALPFTVPKSRKWYVTVLAFTGFVGWIGFKSVDDIIHTTPAASWARELAPLVNQLQVVGAEKGRVEVVPARSHREASALAPYVNLARGWNRQADMERNPLFYDDTLNSANYHEWLQRWAVHYVVLPKGEPDGDGGERERRLVQRGMPYLRQIWGDANWQLFSVTDPTPLADPPAVVDRAEQGELTIEVKKAGRVLIRVPYSPWLGLVDAKGKSVKAPQETQKSKHRAEGTPKTYDNLNGCLMETAENASGDKWTELLAPAPGTYRLAAPYQLPRGTPCPEELR, from the coding sequence GTGGCGACAGCGGAGCCGACACACGCCGACGACGCCGATCCTGGCCCTGGACCAGGTCCTGAGCCGGATCGCGGACCGGGCTCGCGAATACGGCTGCCCGCGCACGCCACCGACGACCCCGCTGACGACGGCCTCACGGACGACGAGCCGCGGGAGCCCGTGACACCGGAGTCCAAGACACCGGAGTCCGAGACGTCGGAGTCCAAGACACCGGAGTCCGGGACGCAGGGCCCACGTACCCGCCTCAAGGCCTTCGCCCTGCGCCACCCCGTCGCCTTCGTCACCGTCGTGGCGGGCCTCCTGCACGTCGTCTGGTTCTTCACCTTCGCGAACAGTGGCGGAGACCTCGCGGCGCAGGACGCCTGGGCGGAGTTCGTCGGACGGCACCCGGACTCGGCGTACAACCTCGCCTGGTACGGCGGTATGCACCCGGTGTCGTACAGCGTGGTGTCGCCGTATCTGATGTCGGTCCTCGGCGTCCGTACGACGATGATGATCGCCGGGACGATTTCGGCGGGCCTGCTGACGATGATTCTCATCCGCAGCCGTGCGATACGGCAGCCGCTGGCGCCGGCCTTCGCGGGTGTCTTCGCGCTCATCTGCAACGCGGTGTCGGGGCGGGTGACGTACGGCCTCGGCATGGTCTTCGGGCTCGCCGCGGCGGCCGTGGTGTTCTGCTGGCCGTACCGCTGGCGCTACAAGCGCTGGGCGAAGGCCCTGTGCGCGGCGCCGCTCGCCGCACTGGCGACGGCCGCCTCGCCGGTGGCCGGACTGTTCGTGGGCCTGGTCGCGGTCGCCCTCTTCCTCCAGAAGCGCCGCCCCGGCGCGTACGCGCTCGGTATCGCGCCGACCGTCGTCGTCGCGCTCTCGGCCTGGCTGTTCCCCTTCTCCGGCACCCAGCCGATGTCCTTCGGCTCGGCCTCGCTGCCGCTGATCTCCGCCGGGCTGGTCTTCGCGCTCGTTCCCAAGGAGTGGAAGACGGTCCGGATCACGGCGGCGGTGTACGGACTCGCCGTGCTCCTCGTGTGGCTGATCAGCTCGCAGATCGGCTCGAACATCACCCGCCTCGCGATGCTGCTCGAGGGCGTCGTGCTGCTCGCCGCGCTCCCCTTCACCGTGCCGAAGTCACGCAAGTGGTACGTGACCGTCCTCGCCTTCACCGGATTCGTCGGGTGGATCGGCTTCAAGTCGGTCGACGACATCATCCATACGACACCGGCGGCGTCCTGGGCCCGCGAGCTCGCTCCGCTGGTGAACCAGCTCCAGGTCGTCGGTGCCGAGAAGGGCCGCGTGGAGGTGGTCCCCGCCCGCTCCCACCGCGAGGCGTCCGCGCTCGCGCCGTACGTGAACCTCGCCCGCGGCTGGAACCGTCAGGCCGACATGGAGCGCAACCCGCTCTTCTACGACGACACCCTCAACTCCGCGAACTACCACGAGTGGCTGCAGCGCTGGGCCGTCCACTACGTGGTGCTGCCCAAGGGCGAACCGGACGGGGACGGCGGCGAACGCGAGCGCCGGCTGGTCCAGCGCGGCATGCCCTACCTCCGCCAGATATGGGGCGACGCGAACTGGCAGCTCTTCTCGGTCACGGATCCCACGCCGCTGGCCGATCCGCCGGCCGTCGTCGACCGGGCGGAGCAGGGCGAACTGACCATCGAGGTGAAGAAGGCGGGCCGCGTTCTCATCCGCGTTCCGTACTCTCCGTGGCTCGGGCTCGTCGACGCCAAGGGCAAGAGCGTGAAGGCTCCGCAGGAGACGCAGAAGTCCAAGCACCGTGCGGAGGGTACGCCGAAGACGTACGACAACCTCAACGGCTGCCTCATGGAGACCGCGGAGAACGCTTCCGGCGACAAGTGGACCGAGCTCCTTGCCCCCGCCCCCGGCACCTACCGCCTGGCGGCCCCGTACCAACTCCCCCGGGGAACCCCGTGCCCCGAGGAACTCCGCTGA
- a CDS encoding glutathione peroxidase, whose protein sequence is MTTDSSSSSALDVQIDSLQGGTADLGQYRGKTVLIVNVASKCGLTPQYAGLERLHERYAGQGFTVLGVPCNQFMGQEPGTSEEIAEFCSATYGVTFPMTEKVEVNGDARHELYQRLVNTADGEGHTGDIRWNFEKFLIGPGGDVVARFSPQTEPESAEVVAAVEKALA, encoded by the coding sequence ATGACTACTGACAGTTCAAGCAGTTCCGCGCTCGACGTCCAGATCGACTCCCTCCAGGGCGGCACCGCGGACCTCGGGCAGTACCGCGGCAAGACCGTGCTCATCGTGAACGTGGCCTCCAAGTGCGGGCTGACCCCGCAGTACGCGGGGCTGGAGCGGCTGCACGAGCGGTACGCGGGGCAGGGCTTCACCGTGCTCGGTGTGCCCTGCAACCAGTTCATGGGGCAGGAGCCCGGCACCTCCGAGGAGATCGCCGAGTTCTGCTCCGCGACCTACGGCGTCACCTTCCCGATGACCGAGAAGGTCGAAGTCAACGGGGACGCGCGGCACGAGCTCTACCAGCGTCTTGTGAACACCGCCGACGGCGAGGGCCACACCGGTGACATCCGCTGGAACTTCGAGAAGTTCCTGATCGGGCCGGGTGGAGACGTGGTGGCGCGGTTCTCGCCGCAGACCGAGCCGGAGTCGGCGGAGGTCGTGGCGGCGGTGGAGAAGGCGCTCGCGTAA
- a CDS encoding MFS transporter, translating to MRSYSDLFRTREFTPLFLSSALNSAASTIAGLALGTLVYRATDSPLLSAVSMFGPQLAQVVGATTLLSAADRLAPRATMTGIALSFAVGTAVTATPGLPVWGLFLLISVLGLVSSLGGGVRWGLLNEILSKDGYLLGRSVFNMANGLTQITGYATGGVLVAVLSPRITLAGAAVLYLAAALITRFGMTRRAPRATGRPSIAQTWRTNTLLWSSRPRRTTYLLLWIPNGLIVGCESLYVSYAPDRAGLLFAFAAFGMFVGDVTTGRFIPPAVRGRLGIPFLLLLATPYLLFALRPGAAVAAGAVALASVGFGASLIQQERLMALTPDELSGHALGLHSSGMLTMQGVSAALAGSVAQLTSPGTAMTVMAITSVAATLLISASRQRPEVSTPQQKQPEVNSL from the coding sequence ATGCGCAGCTACTCCGACCTTTTCCGCACCCGGGAGTTCACCCCTCTCTTCCTGTCCTCCGCGCTCAACTCGGCGGCCTCGACGATCGCCGGCCTGGCCCTCGGGACGCTCGTGTACAGGGCGACGGACTCGCCGCTGCTGTCAGCCGTGAGCATGTTCGGGCCGCAGCTCGCCCAGGTGGTCGGCGCGACCACCCTGCTGTCGGCGGCGGACCGGCTGGCGCCGCGCGCCACGATGACGGGCATCGCCCTGTCCTTCGCCGTCGGTACGGCGGTGACGGCGACGCCGGGCCTTCCGGTGTGGGGGCTGTTCCTCCTGATCTCCGTCCTCGGTCTGGTCTCGTCCCTCGGCGGCGGTGTCCGCTGGGGTCTGCTGAACGAGATCCTGTCCAAGGACGGCTACCTGCTGGGCCGTTCGGTCTTCAACATGGCGAACGGCCTCACGCAGATCACGGGTTACGCGACGGGCGGCGTCCTGGTGGCGGTGCTCTCGCCGAGGATCACGCTGGCGGGCGCGGCGGTCCTGTATCTCGCGGCGGCCCTGATCACCCGATTCGGCATGACCCGCCGGGCGCCGAGGGCCACCGGCCGCCCCTCGATCGCGCAGACCTGGCGTACCAACACGCTGCTGTGGTCCTCGCGCCCGCGCCGGACGACGTACCTGCTCCTGTGGATCCCGAACGGTCTGATCGTCGGCTGCGAGTCCCTGTACGTGTCGTACGCCCCGGACCGGGCGGGTCTGCTCTTCGCCTTCGCGGCGTTCGGCATGTTCGTGGGCGACGTGACGACGGGCCGTTTCATCCCGCCCGCGGTCCGCGGTCGCCTGGGCATCCCGTTCCTGCTGCTCCTGGCGACGCCCTATCTGCTGTTCGCGCTGCGGCCGGGAGCGGCGGTGGCGGCGGGCGCGGTCGCCCTCGCCTCGGTCGGCTTCGGGGCGAGTCTGATCCAGCAGGAACGCCTGATGGCCCTGACCCCGGACGAGCTGAGCGGACACGCCCTGGGGCTGCACTCCTCGGGCATGCTCACGATGCAGGGAGTGAGCGCGGCGCTCGCGGGATCGGTCGCCCAACTCACCTCGCCCGGAACGGCGATGACGGTGATGGCGATCACCTCGGTCGCCGCGACGCTGCTGATCTCGGCCTCCCGCCAACGCCCGGAAGTGTCCACACCACAACAGAAGCAACCAGAGGTGAACTCCCTCTGA
- a CDS encoding MerR family transcriptional regulator, translating to MRQELLTIGAFAARARLSPKALRLYDRLGLLAPAHVDEVSGYRYYHADQVERARLVALLRQLDMPLARIAEVVEVGAAQGAVLLATYWADAEARFASQRTLAEYLRGRLSGRSTEMYGKFVVETVDVPERVVLTEKRHTLADELPVWIPASLARLEDGARECGGTTGSPFVVYYAEVSMESDGPAESCVPVADEEAARAWAEKRGRASGIGVRVEPARRLAYARITKAQVAHPQIIAAFEAVETWIGERGLSYDGPCREVYFADWDAAGPEDAVCDVAFPVR from the coding sequence GTGCGACAGGAACTGCTCACGATCGGCGCGTTCGCCGCCCGCGCGCGGCTCTCGCCGAAGGCGCTTCGGCTGTACGACCGGCTCGGACTGCTCGCTCCGGCCCATGTCGACGAGGTCAGCGGATACCGCTACTACCACGCCGACCAGGTCGAGCGCGCCCGGCTGGTCGCGCTGCTGCGGCAGCTCGACATGCCGCTCGCGCGGATCGCCGAGGTGGTGGAGGTCGGGGCGGCGCAGGGCGCCGTGCTCCTCGCCACGTACTGGGCGGATGCCGAGGCCCGGTTCGCTTCACAGCGGACGCTCGCCGAGTACCTCCGTGGACGGCTGTCCGGGAGGAGTACCGAGATGTACGGGAAGTTCGTGGTCGAGACGGTGGACGTGCCGGAGCGGGTGGTGCTGACGGAGAAGCGGCACACGCTGGCGGATGAGCTGCCGGTCTGGATTCCGGCCTCGCTGGCACGGCTGGAGGACGGGGCGCGGGAGTGCGGGGGGACGACCGGCTCGCCCTTCGTCGTCTATTACGCCGAGGTCAGCATGGAGAGTGACGGGCCCGCCGAGTCGTGCGTGCCGGTCGCCGACGAGGAGGCCGCGCGGGCGTGGGCCGAGAAGCGGGGGCGGGCGTCGGGGATCGGGGTGCGGGTGGAGCCGGCGCGGCGGCTCGCGTACGCGCGGATCACCAAGGCGCAGGTGGCTCATCCACAGATCATCGCCGCGTTCGAGGCGGTCGAGACGTGGATCGGGGAGCGGGGGCTGTCGTACGACGGTCCCTGCCGGGAGGTGTACTTCGCGGACTGGGATGCGGCGGGGCCGGAGGACGCGGTGTGTGACGTGGCGTTTCCGGTGAGGTGA